Sequence from the Primulina huaijiensis isolate GDHJ02 unplaced genomic scaffold, ASM1229523v2 scaffold207474, whole genome shotgun sequence genome:
ATTCTCTGAATCATGATGAACGACATGGTTCTGCTGATGTCTTAGGGGACAACTTAGTGAGAAACACTGTCTGTGGGCTATCAGATGCTACCActatgtcatttgaaggtttcGTGGCAAGGACTTCTTTAAGTCTGAATGATTTCTTGAACAATATCAGTGCCAATCATTTACTTATATTCCCAAGAATGAAGGATCAAAAGATTAACATGTATAAAGTCATGAATGATGGACTTCTTGAACAAAATGCCAATGTATCAGGAATGCAGTGTGGCAACACACAATGTTTTCTTCGAGTTCATCTTCACGCTCATAAAGAAGGTGTTTTTGAACAAGGGGCAGTGGTTTGTGCACCTGATGCTGTTGACATACTGTCGTGGAGAAGGTTCTCACTTCTTCAGAATTTGCATTCTAGTTGTTTCTTGTTCTCACTTCTTGTGTTCTGACAAATTTTCATCACCAATTACTTCTTATGTGCTCTACATGGTACAGATCAGAATGTGATGAACATCAACTTCAAATACCTCAGTCTTCATTGAGATCGCACTTTCTTCGGTTGCCATCTGGTAAATGGGCACTTCAAATTCCTGAAGATCCAGCTGTCAGAGAATCATATAGGTGTCCTATTGGTTTTATTACTACTGGTTTTGTCCGGGGAAGGCAAGTTCTTTCAACACTTTTATTGAAGAGCTTATTTTAAGACATTCATGGTCAAGTCAAATCACTATTGTTcttcaccttttttttttttgccatacAGCAAGAAACCAATAGCAGGTGCGCTTTGTGAGGCAAGCTTACTTTCTAGGCTCAGATTGGAACAGTGGAAGGCATTACCTGCGAGACGGAGGAGGAAGGAGATTTTTGTCTTGGTCAGGAATATGAGATCCACAGCATAT
This genomic interval carries:
- the LOC140966634 gene encoding ribonucleases P/MRP protein subunit POP1-like — encoded protein: MEMDATATNQKATLCPPSQQPLEIPIPPPWDCVKLIVTSSSEVDDSLNHDERHGSADVLGDNLVRNTVCGLSDATTMSFEGFVARTSLSLNDFLNNISANHLLIFPRMKDQKINMYKVMNDGLLEQNANVSGMQCGNTQCFLRVHLHAHKEGVFEQGAVVCAPDAVDILSWRRSECDEHQLQIPQSSLRSHFLRLPSGKWALQIPEDPAVRESYRCPIGFITTGFVRGRQKPIAGALCEASLLSRLRLEQWKALPARRRRKEIFVLVRNMRSTAYRLALAAIVLEQQEEDVKFM